A region of Streptomyces sp. WMMC500 DNA encodes the following proteins:
- the rsgA gene encoding ribosome small subunit-dependent GTPase A — protein MRRYGKNPDEDDVRVRPDRRGSRPRSRNRPKHEDAAEGFVLTVDRGRITCLVRERTITAMKARELGRKGIVVGDRVAVVGDVSGDPGTLARIVRVEERTSVLRRTADDDDPYERVVVANADQLAIVTALADPPPRPRLVDRCLVAAYDGGLDPLLVLTKSDLAPADELLESYAPLGVRAVACNRDELATGAGAARVLDLLTDRVTAFVGHSGVGKTTLVNALVPERQRATGEVNLVTGRGRHTTTSALALPLPDDKGWVIDTPGVRSFGLAHVDPSRVIHAFPDLEPGTADCPRNCSHDEPDCALDAWVAEGHADPARLASLRRLLATRERREGD, from the coding sequence ATGCGGCGCTACGGCAAGAACCCCGACGAGGACGACGTCCGCGTACGCCCGGACCGCCGGGGCAGCCGCCCCCGCAGCCGCAACCGGCCCAAGCACGAGGACGCCGCCGAGGGGTTCGTCCTGACCGTCGACCGCGGCCGCATCACCTGCCTGGTGCGGGAGCGCACGATCACCGCCATGAAGGCGCGCGAGCTGGGCCGCAAGGGCATCGTCGTCGGCGACCGGGTCGCCGTCGTCGGGGACGTCTCGGGCGATCCCGGGACGCTCGCGCGCATCGTCCGGGTCGAGGAGCGCACGTCGGTGCTGCGCCGGACCGCGGACGACGACGATCCGTACGAGCGCGTGGTCGTCGCCAACGCCGACCAGTTGGCCATCGTCACCGCCCTCGCCGACCCGCCGCCCCGCCCGCGGCTGGTGGACCGCTGCCTGGTCGCCGCGTACGACGGCGGGCTCGACCCGCTGCTGGTGCTGACGAAGTCGGACCTCGCGCCCGCGGACGAGCTGCTGGAGTCGTACGCGCCGCTGGGCGTGCGGGCCGTCGCCTGCAACCGCGACGAGCTGGCCACCGGCGCGGGTGCCGCCCGCGTGCTCGACCTGCTCACCGACCGCGTCACCGCCTTCGTCGGCCACAGCGGCGTCGGCAAGACCACCCTGGTCAACGCGCTGGTGCCGGAGCGTCAGCGGGCCACAGGCGAGGTGAACCTCGTCACCGGCCGCGGCCGGCACACCACGACGTCCGCGCTCGCCCTGCCGCTGCCCGACGACAAGGGCTGGGTCATCGACACCCCCGGCGTACGTTCGTTCGGCCTGGCGCACGTCGATCCGTCGCGCGTCATCCACGCCTTCCCCGACCTGGAACCAGGGACGGCCGACTGCCCGCGCAACTGCAGCCACGACGAGCCGGACTGCGCGCTCGACGCCTGGGTCGCGGAGGGCCACGCCGACCCCGCGCGACTCGCCTCGCTGCGCCGCCTGCTCGCCACCCGCGAGCGCCGCGAAGGAGACTGA
- a CDS encoding multidrug efflux SMR transporter — MAWLLVVVAGILETGFAVCLKLSHGFSRLWPTVAFCVFALGSFGLLTLSLKKLDVGPAYAVWTGIGAAGTAIYGMVFLGDLVSTLKVVSISLVIVGVIGLQLSGSAH; from the coding sequence ATGGCGTGGCTGCTGGTCGTCGTGGCCGGAATCCTCGAAACCGGCTTCGCCGTCTGTCTGAAGCTCTCCCACGGCTTCTCCCGGCTGTGGCCGACGGTTGCCTTCTGCGTCTTCGCGCTCGGCAGCTTCGGCCTGCTGACGCTGTCGCTGAAGAAACTGGACGTCGGCCCGGCGTACGCGGTGTGGACGGGCATCGGTGCCGCGGGCACCGCCATCTACGGCATGGTCTTCCTCGGCGACCTGGTCTCCACGCTGAAGGTCGTCTCCATCTCGCTGGTGATCGTCGGCGTCATCGGCCTGCAACTGTCCGGCTCGGCGCACTGA
- a CDS encoding TetR family transcriptional regulator encodes MPTAREGLLDAAFAALRSRPWAAVRMVDVAATAGVSRQTLYNEFGSKEGLSQALVRREIDGYLAGVDRTLAGARRSGADAGGRLLALVAWTLRAARGNPLVRAALTGCWGEQLPTPARRSPARGGAQAARRTDPSVETPAELVEEVRDRILRALEEQLPGAPGERRRVCEAVTRLTLSYVVAPSARGEDVERAVRGLLSVSAPSRTVAGR; translated from the coding sequence ATGCCTACAGCGCGAGAAGGACTCCTCGACGCCGCCTTCGCGGCGCTCAGGAGCCGGCCCTGGGCGGCGGTGCGGATGGTCGACGTCGCCGCCACGGCCGGGGTGTCCCGCCAGACTCTCTACAACGAGTTCGGCAGCAAGGAGGGTCTCTCCCAGGCCCTCGTCAGACGCGAGATCGACGGTTATCTCGCCGGCGTGGACCGGACGCTGGCCGGCGCCCGCAGATCCGGTGCCGACGCCGGCGGCCGGCTGCTCGCCCTGGTCGCCTGGACGCTGCGCGCCGCCCGCGGCAACCCGCTGGTGCGCGCCGCGCTGACCGGCTGCTGGGGCGAGCAACTCCCGACCCCCGCACGGCGGTCGCCCGCCCGCGGCGGGGCGCAGGCGGCGCGGCGCACCGACCCGTCCGTGGAGACGCCCGCGGAACTGGTCGAGGAGGTACGCGACCGGATCCTGCGAGCGCTGGAGGAACAGTTGCCGGGGGCGCCGGGCGAACGCCGCCGGGTCTGCGAGGCGGTGACCAGGCTGACGCTGTCGTACGTGGTCGCGCCCTCGGCCCGCGGCGAGGACGTGGAGCGGGCCGTCCGCGGGCTGCTGTCGGTCAGTGCGCCGAGCCGGACAGTTGCAGGCCGATGA
- the hisN gene encoding histidinol-phosphatase: MAGFHDDLRLAHVLADAADATTMERFKALDLKVETKPDLTPVSEADRSAEELIRSSLRRARPRDAVMGEEYGTDGTGPRRWIIDPIDGTKNYVRGVPVWATLIALMAPGPEGNQPVVGVVSAPALARRWWAVQGGGAYTGRSLAKATPLRVSGVQRIEDASFAYSSLHGWDERGRLDGFLHLTRDCWRSRGYGDFWPYMMVAEGTVDICAEPELSLWDMAACAAIVAEAGGSFTGLDGEPGPHSGNAAASNGLLHQELLKYLGP, encoded by the coding sequence ATGGCCGGTTTTCATGATGATCTGCGTCTCGCCCACGTCCTGGCGGACGCCGCCGACGCCACCACGATGGAGCGGTTCAAGGCCCTCGACCTGAAGGTCGAGACGAAGCCGGACCTGACTCCGGTGTCGGAGGCGGACAGATCGGCGGAGGAGCTGATCCGCTCCTCCCTGCGCCGCGCCCGGCCACGCGACGCCGTGATGGGCGAGGAGTACGGCACGGACGGCACCGGCCCCCGGCGCTGGATCATCGACCCCATCGACGGCACGAAGAACTATGTGCGCGGCGTCCCCGTCTGGGCGACGCTCATCGCGCTGATGGCGCCGGGCCCGGAGGGCAACCAGCCGGTCGTCGGCGTGGTGTCGGCGCCGGCCCTCGCCCGCCGCTGGTGGGCGGTGCAGGGCGGCGGCGCGTACACCGGCCGCAGCCTGGCGAAGGCGACCCCGCTGCGGGTGTCGGGCGTGCAGCGCATCGAGGACGCCTCGTTCGCGTACTCCTCCCTGCACGGCTGGGACGAGCGCGGCAGGCTCGACGGGTTCCTGCACCTGACGCGCGACTGCTGGCGCAGCCGGGGGTACGGGGACTTCTGGCCGTACATGATGGTCGCCGAGGGGACGGTCGACATCTGCGCGGAGCCGGAGCTGTCCCTGTGGGACATGGCGGCGTGCGCGGCGATCGTGGCGGAGGCGGGCGGCTCGTTCACGGGCCTGGACGGCGAGCCCGGTCCGCACAGCGGCAACGCCGCGGCGTCGAACGGGCTGCTCCACCAGGAACTGCTGAAGTACCTCGGCCCGTAG
- a CDS encoding CBS domain-containing protein: MLVRDAMSTVVLTIGPAHTLRQAARLMSARRVGAAIVLDPDTSGLGILTERDILNSVGAGQDPDVEKADDHTTTDVVFAAPGWTLDDAAGAMTHGSFRHLIVLDDAEPVGVVSVRDIIRCWTPERQEPERRETALA; the protein is encoded by the coding sequence ATGCTCGTCCGTGACGCCATGAGCACGGTGGTCCTCACCATCGGCCCCGCGCACACCCTCCGCCAGGCCGCCCGGCTGATGTCGGCGCGGCGCGTCGGCGCGGCGATCGTCCTCGACCCCGACACCAGCGGGCTCGGCATCCTGACCGAGCGCGACATCCTCAACTCCGTCGGCGCGGGCCAGGACCCGGACGTGGAGAAGGCCGACGACCACACGACCACCGACGTCGTCTTCGCCGCACCCGGCTGGACCCTCGACGACGCCGCCGGCGCCATGACCCACGGCAGCTTCCGCCATCTGATCGTCCTCGACGACGCGGAGCCCGTCGGCGTCGTGTCCGTACGCGACATCATCCGCTGCTGGACCCCGGAGCGGCAGGAGCCGGAGCGCCGCGAGACAGCCCTCGCGTAA
- a CDS encoding Fur family transcriptional regulator: MSDLLERLRGRGFRLTAQRRVVAEVLDGDHVHYTADEVLARATARLPEISRATVYNTLGELVALGEVLEVSTDGRAKRYDPNAHSAHQHLVCSRCGSIRDVRPEGDLLSTLPEGERFGFRVSGAEVTYRGICPDCAEQREK, encoded by the coding sequence ATGAGTGACCTCCTGGAGCGACTGCGCGGCCGTGGCTTCCGGCTCACCGCGCAGCGGCGAGTCGTGGCCGAGGTCCTGGACGGCGACCACGTGCACTACACCGCCGACGAAGTGCTCGCGCGCGCCACCGCCCGGCTCCCCGAGATCTCCCGGGCGACCGTCTACAACACGCTGGGCGAGCTCGTCGCGCTCGGTGAAGTGCTCGAAGTCAGCACGGACGGCCGCGCCAAGCGGTACGACCCGAACGCGCACAGCGCGCACCAGCACCTGGTGTGCAGCCGCTGCGGCTCCATCCGCGACGTGCGCCCGGAGGGCGACCTGTTGTCGACGCTGCCCGAGGGCGAGCGCTTCGGCTTCCGGGTCTCCGGCGCGGAAGTCACGTATCGCGGCATCTGCCCGGACTGCGCGGAGCAGCGCGAGAAGTAA
- a CDS encoding tetratricopeptide repeat protein, whose protein sequence is MAELSARGAALLRKGDLDGAEPVLRAATAEGDRAAANNLGVLLYQRGQVHEAAGWWRIAAVGGSPAAAHALGRYYRENGDEPGAEYWLRQSAEAGHALGAYALADLLEHRSDVGAERWFRIAADKGHREAAYRLARVLDTGSRARSGSGVETGTRLTPPASPRAVSLVRGVAGAGEDPVAEAEQWYRQAAARGHVRAALHLGTLLEERGESQEAGRWYVISARGGEPRAACALGFLLRDAGDDASAAVWWRRAAREGDGNAANALGALHADRGEPQEAERWYRAALDAGDVNGAYNLALLCAGQNRGEQAEQWYRQAAYTGHCEAANALAVLLLQRGDAAGAEPWFSKAAEAGSVDAAFNLGIIHAGREDETGARQWYERAASAGHVEAALQVAVALLRDGEEKAAEHRLRTAAEGGSPEGAFRLAALLDDRRPGAGPVPDAAGSRGARAWGGTGADGSGGASGGPAGSAGSEAAAECEQWYEQAARQGHRRAQVRLGMRAAGRGDTEAAGRWYRAAAEAGSRNGAFNLGLLLAREGSVPEAAIWWRRAAEHGHGRAALRLALLAARRGDLPESQHWSSRAVELGPAEVAERAARLRDALAQELTA, encoded by the coding sequence GTGGCGGAGCTGAGCGCGCGGGGCGCCGCCCTGCTGCGCAAGGGGGATCTGGACGGCGCGGAGCCGGTGCTGCGCGCCGCGACCGCCGAGGGCGACCGGGCGGCGGCGAACAACCTGGGCGTGCTGCTCTACCAGCGCGGCCAGGTGCACGAGGCGGCCGGCTGGTGGCGCATCGCCGCGGTCGGGGGCTCGCCCGCCGCCGCGCACGCCCTGGGGCGCTACTACCGGGAGAACGGGGACGAGCCCGGCGCCGAGTACTGGCTGCGCCAGTCCGCCGAGGCCGGGCACGCACTGGGCGCGTACGCGCTCGCCGACCTGCTGGAGCACCGCAGCGACGTGGGCGCGGAGCGCTGGTTCCGGATCGCCGCCGACAAGGGCCACCGCGAGGCGGCGTACCGCCTTGCGCGCGTCCTCGACACCGGCAGCCGGGCGCGGTCCGGCAGCGGCGTCGAGACCGGTACGCGGCTGACGCCGCCGGCGTCGCCGCGCGCGGTCAGCCTGGTGCGCGGCGTGGCCGGGGCCGGGGAGGACCCGGTCGCCGAGGCCGAGCAGTGGTACCGGCAGGCCGCCGCGCGCGGGCACGTCCGCGCCGCGCTGCACCTCGGCACGCTCCTGGAGGAGCGCGGCGAGTCGCAGGAGGCCGGCCGGTGGTACGTGATCTCCGCGCGGGGCGGTGAGCCGCGCGCGGCCTGCGCGCTGGGCTTCCTGCTCCGCGACGCGGGCGACGACGCCAGCGCGGCCGTGTGGTGGCGCCGGGCGGCCAGGGAGGGCGACGGCAACGCGGCCAACGCCCTCGGCGCCCTGCACGCGGACCGCGGCGAGCCGCAGGAGGCGGAGCGGTGGTACCGCGCGGCGCTGGACGCGGGCGACGTCAACGGTGCGTACAACCTGGCGCTGCTGTGCGCCGGGCAGAACCGGGGCGAGCAGGCCGAGCAGTGGTACCGGCAGGCCGCGTACACCGGGCACTGCGAGGCGGCCAACGCGCTGGCGGTGCTGCTGCTCCAGCGCGGCGACGCCGCGGGCGCCGAGCCGTGGTTCTCGAAGGCCGCGGAGGCGGGCAGCGTCGACGCGGCGTTCAACCTCGGGATCATCCACGCGGGCCGGGAGGACGAGACGGGCGCGCGGCAGTGGTACGAGCGCGCCGCGTCGGCCGGGCACGTGGAGGCCGCGCTGCAGGTCGCCGTCGCGCTGCTGCGCGACGGCGAGGAGAAGGCCGCGGAGCACCGGCTGCGGACGGCCGCCGAGGGCGGCAGCCCCGAGGGGGCGTTCCGGCTGGCGGCGCTGCTGGACGACAGGCGGCCCGGGGCGGGGCCGGTGCCGGACGCCGCGGGGTCGCGCGGTGCGCGGGCCTGGGGCGGCACGGGCGCCGACGGCTCCGGCGGCGCCTCGGGCGGCCCGGCGGGCTCGGCAGGCTCCGAAGCGGCCGCCGAGTGCGAGCAGTGGTACGAGCAGGCGGCCCGGCAGGGGCACAGGCGCGCCCAGGTGCGGCTCGGCATGCGCGCGGCCGGCCGGGGCGACACGGAGGCCGCGGGCCGGTGGTACCGGGCCGCCGCCGAGGCGGGCAGCCGCAACGGCGCGTTCAACCTGGGTCTGCTGCTGGCCCGGGAGGGCAGCGTGCCGGAGGCGGCGATCTGGTGGCGCCGGGCGGCGGAGCACGGCCACGGCCGCGCGGCGCTGCGGCTCGCGCTGCTGGCCGCCCGGCGGGGCGACCTGCCGGAGAGCCAGCACTGGTCGTCGCGGGCGGTGGAGCTGGGCCCCGCCGAGGTCGCCGAGCGCGCCGCCCGGCTGCGGGACGCGCTCGCACAGGAGCTCACCGCCTGA
- a CDS encoding ADP-ribosylglycohydrolase family protein: MTRKAPERQAVERYRSRVRGCLLGGAIGDALGGPVEFWSLERIRSECGPDGVREYRPEDVACARTYGRITDDTQMTLFTVEGMIRASVRTDRGLGFTVGVLHHAYDRWLDTQLQPGPDGERDGWLITQPWLYSRRAPGNTCLSALAAPRGGERKIKRFGEAARNHSKGCGGVMRSAPFGLLPPWIRDSPSWQFDAAAEAAGYTHGHPTGRVASGALAVLVASIVRGQALPDAVETTLRLLREQDEHHETLRAVEQAVEAARGSSGAAVIESLGGGWVAEEALAMAVYAVLAHPGPEEVLDALALAVTHSGDSDSTGAICGSILGALHGETALPPELAFEVEGRDTILTLADDFIYEFTAGDRLHGDYGPYTRWKDRYPGW; this comes from the coding sequence GTGACGAGAAAGGCCCCCGAGCGGCAGGCAGTCGAGCGCTATCGCTCCCGCGTGCGGGGGTGTCTGCTGGGCGGGGCGATCGGCGACGCGCTCGGCGGGCCGGTCGAGTTCTGGAGCCTGGAGCGGATCCGGAGTGAATGCGGGCCGGACGGCGTCAGGGAGTACCGGCCCGAGGACGTCGCGTGCGCCCGCACCTACGGTCGCATCACCGACGACACGCAGATGACCCTGTTCACCGTCGAGGGCATGATCCGCGCGTCGGTCCGCACCGACAGGGGTCTCGGGTTCACCGTCGGAGTCCTCCACCACGCCTACGACCGTTGGCTCGACACCCAGTTGCAGCCCGGCCCGGACGGGGAGCGGGACGGGTGGCTCATCACCCAGCCCTGGCTCTACTCGCGCAGAGCGCCCGGAAACACCTGCCTCTCCGCGCTCGCCGCTCCGCGGGGCGGCGAGCGGAAGATCAAGCGATTCGGTGAGGCTGCGCGCAACCACTCGAAGGGGTGCGGCGGTGTCATGCGCAGCGCCCCCTTCGGGCTCCTGCCGCCCTGGATCCGGGACTCGCCGTCGTGGCAGTTCGACGCCGCCGCCGAGGCCGCCGGGTACACCCACGGCCATCCCACGGGGAGGGTGGCGTCCGGTGCGCTGGCCGTTCTCGTGGCGTCGATCGTGCGCGGCCAGGCCCTGCCGGACGCCGTCGAGACGACGTTGCGGCTGCTCCGCGAGCAGGACGAGCACCACGAGACCCTTCGGGCCGTCGAGCAGGCCGTCGAAGCCGCCCGGGGGAGTTCCGGCGCGGCGGTGATCGAGTCGCTGGGCGGCGGCTGGGTGGCGGAGGAGGCGCTTGCCATGGCGGTCTATGCCGTCCTCGCCCATCCGGGACCGGAGGAGGTGCTCGACGCGCTGGCGCTCGCCGTCACCCACTCCGGTGACAGCGATTCCACCGGCGCGATCTGCGGCAGCATCCTCGGCGCGCTGCACGGCGAAACGGCGCTGCCCCCGGAGCTCGCCTTCGAGGTCGAGGGACGCGACACGATCCTGACGCTGGCCGACGACTTCATCTACGAGTTCACCGCCGGCGACCGGCTCCACGGCGACTACGGGCCCTACACGAGGTGGAAGGACCGCTACCCGGGATGGTGA